The genomic interval CGGCATCCTCCTCTGGCTCCTCGACCTCCGCGGCGTCGTCGGGGGCTACCTCGGGTGCGTCTGCTTCGGCCGCCTCTTCGGCGGCGGGCGTTACGTCTTCATCGGACTCCTCGGCCGCGTCGACCTCTTCGAGTCCTTCTTCGTTATCGCTCATGCGTTTTCCTCGATTCTGATGAGTTCGTTCAGCTTCGCTGTTCGCTCGCCGCCGACCGCGCCCGTCTTGATGAACGGGGCGGCCGTCGCCACGGCGAGGTGTGCGATGGTCGTGTCCTCCGTCTCGCCGCTCCGGTGGGAGACGACCGCGTCGTACCCGTTGTCGCGCGCCAGTTCGATGGCGTCGAACGCGTCCGACAGCGTCCCGATCTGGTTCGGCTTGACGAGGATGCTGTTGGCCGCACCCTCCTCGATGCCCGTCTCGAGACGCTCGACGTTCGTGACGAACAGGTCGTCGCCACAGACGAGGCAGTTCTCGCCCACCCGCTCGGTGAGCGCGGCGAACCCCTCGTAGTCGTCCTCGTCGAGCGGGTCCTCGACGTAGGCGAGGTCGTACTCGTCGACCAGGTCCGCCACGTACTCGACCTGCTCGTCGGGCGAGCGCTCGGTGTCCGAGTAGACGTACGACCCGTCCTCGAACATCTCGGCGGCGGCCACGTCCAGGCCGAACCGGATCTCGAAGCCGACCTCCTCCTCGACCCGCGAGACGGCCTCCTCCATCACGTCGAACGCCTCCGCGTCGTCGATGGAGGGTGCCCACGCGCCCTCGTCGCCCTTCGCGGCGGCCTCGCCACGGTCGGCGAGGACGTCGCGAGCGGCACCGTGGACGGCCGCGTTGGCGAACACCGCGTCGGCGACGCTCGGTGCGCCGACCGGCGCGGCCAGGAACTCCTGGATGTCGGTCGCGTCGGCGGCGTGTTCGCCACCGCCGATGACGTTGCCCAGCGGCGTCGGGAACTCGTCGCCCCGGAAGGCACCACCGAGGTGCTGGTACAGCGGCGCGCCGAGCATGTCGGCGGCGGCCTTCGCGGCCGCCATCGAGATGGCGACGGCGCTGTTCGCACCGATCTCCGAGAAGTCGTCGGTGCCGTCGGCCTCGCGCAGGACGAAGTCGACCGACCGCTGGTCGCCCGCGTACACCTGCCCCTCCAGTCGAGGGACGGCGAGTTCGCGGGCGTTCGCGATGGCCTCCTCGGCCGGCAGTTCGATGGCCTCGTACTCGCCGGTCGACGCTCCGGACGGAGCGGCCGCCCGGCCGAACCCACCGCTCTCGGTGGTGACGTCGGCCTCGACCGTCGGGTTACCCCGCGAGTCCAGGATGCGACGGAGTCGCACCTCGGTGATGAGCGTCACTGCTGCCCCCGGATGACCGTGAACGGCAGTGCGCCCGCGTCGTACTCCTCGGCGGCGACCAGAATCGGTTCGCTCTGCTCGGACTCGACGAGCACGGGTGCGCCGTAGGACACCT from Halomarina salina carries:
- the eno gene encoding phosphopyruvate hydratase — encoded protein: MTLITEVRLRRILDSRGNPTVEADVTTESGGFGRAAAPSGASTGEYEAIELPAEEAIANARELAVPRLEGQVYAGDQRSVDFVLREADGTDDFSEIGANSAVAISMAAAKAAADMLGAPLYQHLGGAFRGDEFPTPLGNVIGGGEHAADATDIQEFLAAPVGAPSVADAVFANAAVHGAARDVLADRGEAAAKGDEGAWAPSIDDAEAFDVMEEAVSRVEEEVGFEIRFGLDVAAAEMFEDGSYVYSDTERSPDEQVEYVADLVDEYDLAYVEDPLDEDDYEGFAALTERVGENCLVCGDDLFVTNVERLETGIEEGAANSILVKPNQIGTLSDAFDAIELARDNGYDAVVSHRSGETEDTTIAHLAVATAAPFIKTGAVGGERTAKLNELIRIEENA
- a CDS encoding DNA-directed RNA polymerase subunit K, producing the protein MAQQEHNRYEKARIIGARALQVSYGAPVLVESEQSEPILVAAEEYDAGALPFTVIRGQQ